GCCGTGTTGGTCATCGAACCCGGCGAACGGCGAGGCGACGGCGAGACCCTGGTCGCCGGGCGACGCGGGCTGACCGAGTGGCGACTCGAGATCACCGGGCGCGCCTCGCACTCCGGACTGGCGCTGTGGAACGGCCGCTCGGCGCTCGCCGCGGCCGCCGAGTGGTGCCAACTGGCGCAGGGGCTCTCGCGACGCGGCGGACGGCCGACCGTCAACGTCGGCCGCCTGGTCGCGGGCACCGCGGACTTCGTCGACCGCCTGGCGGAGAACCACGCGATGCTCGGCACGTCGCGGCAGCGCAACGTCGTTCCCGACCGCGCCGTCGCCGAAGGCGAGGCGCGCTACCTCAATCCCGCCGACGCCGCCTCGGTGCTCGACGAGCTCGCGGCCCTCTCGCAGCGCATCGCCGCCGAGCGCGAGGTCGCCGCCCGTTTCGAGCTCGGCATGGCCGTGCCTCCGGTCGACCCGCACGGTCCCGGCGAACCGCTGGTGCGCCGCACCGTCGAGCTCGCGGCGGCCCGCGGCTTCCGTCTCGAGGTCGAAGAGGACCGCGGCGGCATCTCGTTTCCCAACTACCTCACCGACCCGTCCCACATTCCGGTCGTCGACGGCCTCGGCCCGGTCGGCGAGGGGATGCACACGCGCGAGGAGTACCTCGACCTCGACTCGCTCGAGCGCCGGATCGTCCTCTTCGCCGACCTGCTGGCGACGCTCTAGACCCGTCCTCCGCTCCGATGCCGCACACGGGAACCGGTGCCGGCTCTCCCGCGACCTAGAGGAGACTCACCCGCCATGTCCGAAACGGCCCGCCCCGAAGGCCGCGCGATCCGCATGCCGCACACGCTGGTGATCGTCGGATCGCTCATCGTCCTCGTGCTGGTGCTCTCCTGGATCGTGCCCTCCGGTGCGTACCAGCGCGTCGCGCGCGAAGGGCGACAGGTGACCATCCCCGGGACCTACCAGCAGGTGGAGAAGGTCTACCTCGGTCCGCAGTGGCTGGCGCTCGCACCGATCAAGGGCTTCCTCGACGGCGCCCTGATCATCGCCTTCCTGCTGCTGATCGGCGGGTCGTTCAACGTCATCCAGACGACGGGAGCCGTCGAATCGGCGATCCGGCGCATCACCGTGGCGCTCGCCACCCGACCACGCCTCGAGAAGCTGATGATCCCGGCGTTGATGATCCTCTTCTCGCTCGGCGGCTCGGTCTTCGGCATGGCCGAGGAGGTCATCCCATTCGTCCTCATCCTGGTGCCGCTCGCGCTCTCGCTCGGCTACGACTCGATCGTCGGCGTCTCGATCCCCTTCCTCGGTGCGGCCGCCGGGTTCGCTGCCGCGTTCTTCAATCCGTTCACCGTCGGCA
This genomic window from Holophagales bacterium contains:
- a CDS encoding M20/M25/M40 family metallo-hydrolase, whose product is MRATERRVSEEIRESTESLLTELCAISSESGNADGLRQVATRLATELERRGLSAAIGEERNPDGVLQPLLVARGPERSERHLLLVGHLDTVLPAITPQRVDRRLIATGALDMKGGLAMMVGALDLLAARGERPPADLVLVAVPDEEVGGEISGPAVRQWSEHARAVLVIEPGERRGDGETLVAGRRGLTEWRLEITGRASHSGLALWNGRSALAAAAEWCQLAQGLSRRGGRPTVNVGRLVAGTADFVDRLAENHAMLGTSRQRNVVPDRAVAEGEARYLNPADAASVLDELAALSQRIAAEREVAARFELGMAVPPVDPHGPGEPLVRRTVELAAARGFRLEVEEDRGGISFPNYLTDPSHIPVVDGLGPVGEGMHTREEYLDLDSLERRIVLFADLLATL